The Sedimentisphaera salicampi genome includes a region encoding these proteins:
- a CDS encoding decaprenyl-phosphate phosphoribosyltransferase, with protein sequence MKLPALVRLLRPAHWVKNGAVILPVIFAGRVFDAGAIVSAAAGFVLFCMLSSAVYSINDVFDAEEDRHHPKKRLRPVASGQITPKAGLLAGGILAVSGLALSILLGMSFLIFSAGYFFMQLLYSAKLKSIVLLDVIIIALGFVLRASAGAEAISVAISPWLFVCMFTLCLFMGFCKRYSEMVAIEDSEKRNNHRSTMQHYTPNLLTHLITLSGSLALMAFLAWSTSPETIARIGSEKLVYTFPLIVYGTFRFALVSMRGEYEGPVDIVLKDVPFTVSVAIWCVLAIFLCNF encoded by the coding sequence ATGAAGCTGCCTGCATTAGTCCGCCTTCTAAGACCTGCCCACTGGGTGAAAAACGGTGCTGTTATTCTGCCGGTAATATTTGCGGGCAGGGTTTTTGATGCTGGAGCAATAGTTTCTGCGGCCGCAGGCTTTGTTCTTTTCTGTATGCTTTCTTCTGCGGTTTATTCGATAAATGATGTGTTTGATGCTGAGGAAGACCGCCATCATCCCAAAAAGCGGCTCAGGCCTGTAGCAAGCGGCCAGATTACCCCCAAAGCCGGCCTGCTTGCCGGCGGGATACTCGCTGTTTCCGGTTTGGCCTTGAGCATTTTGCTGGGAATGTCATTTCTGATTTTCTCAGCAGGATATTTCTTTATGCAGCTTCTATACAGCGCAAAACTGAAAAGCATTGTTCTGCTGGATGTAATTATTATAGCATTGGGTTTCGTGCTCAGGGCGAGCGCTGGTGCTGAGGCTATAAGCGTGGCGATTAGCCCTTGGCTTTTTGTATGTATGTTTACCCTTTGCCTGTTTATGGGCTTCTGCAAAAGATACAGCGAGATGGTGGCAATTGAAGACAGCGAAAAGAGAAATAACCACAGAAGCACAATGCAGCATTACACCCCAAACCTGCTTACCCACCTTATCACTCTCAGCGGCTCTCTCGCTCTTATGGCGTTTCTGGCATGGTCAACAAGCCCGGAAACGATTGCGAGAATCGGCTCTGAGAAGCTGGTTTACACATTTCCGTTAATCGTTTACGGAACATTCAGATTTGCACTTGTATCCATGCGAGGCGAGTATGAAGGGCCTGTAGATATTGTGCTCAAGGATGTACCATTTACAGTTTCTGTGGCAATTTGGTGCGTCCTTGCAATTTTTCTTTGCAATTTCTGA
- a CDS encoding sulfatase: MLSRRQALKMMGFAAFAPAGFAAASKRKPNVIVVLSDDAGYADFGFTGCQDTPTPNLDSLSRQGTTCRQGYVTASVCAPSRAGLITGRYQQRFGHECNGPNAPVEGYSMDDMGLDPAEKTIGARMQSQGYKTLAVGKWHLGYQEQFHPCNRGFDEFYGFLSGARHYFTNKDVDETHALRTCDEKIDEEKIRYMTRDLTDASMKFIEKNKDQPFFIYLCYNAVHTPMEAPDHLIDKYRKIDPKRRRIHNAMTESLDTNVGRLQDKLNKLGLDDNTLLFFVNDNGGATNNGSRNGKLRGMKGSKWEGGIRVPFIVKWPGEIPAGKDYNYPVSTLDIMPTSLAAAGADKKQINSGKPLDGVNLLPYLQGKNKNRPHETLFWRRAVAGAVRKGDWKLIKAGDNPLLLFNLAEDESETKNLAKKHPEKVKELLKEYKNWEKQLQEPKWREGKKWERNQILKHRMEVDTREKERKYP, encoded by the coding sequence ATGCTCTCAAGAAGACAGGCTCTTAAAATGATGGGGTTCGCTGCGTTTGCACCGGCAGGTTTTGCGGCGGCTTCTAAGAGAAAACCAAACGTAATTGTTGTCTTGTCCGATGATGCCGGATACGCAGATTTCGGCTTTACCGGCTGCCAAGACACCCCAACACCCAATCTCGACTCCCTCTCCCGCCAGGGGACAACCTGCAGGCAGGGCTACGTTACCGCTTCCGTATGCGCCCCTTCCCGCGCCGGACTGATAACGGGCAGGTATCAGCAGCGCTTCGGCCACGAATGCAACGGGCCTAATGCGCCCGTAGAAGGGTATTCGATGGATGATATGGGGCTCGACCCCGCAGAGAAAACAATCGGCGCGCGTATGCAGTCTCAGGGCTACAAAACACTCGCTGTGGGTAAATGGCATCTTGGCTATCAGGAGCAGTTCCATCCTTGCAATAGGGGCTTTGATGAGTTCTACGGCTTTCTCTCAGGCGCCCGGCACTACTTCACAAACAAAGACGTTGACGAAACCCACGCCCTTAGAACATGCGATGAAAAAATCGATGAAGAGAAAATCCGCTACATGACAAGAGACCTCACCGATGCTTCGATGAAATTCATAGAGAAAAATAAAGACCAGCCGTTCTTCATTTACCTCTGCTACAATGCAGTTCATACGCCCATGGAAGCCCCAGACCACCTCATAGACAAATACCGTAAGATAGACCCGAAACGCAGAAGAATCCACAACGCCATGACAGAGTCTCTCGACACCAACGTAGGCAGGCTTCAGGATAAGCTAAATAAGCTCGGCCTTGATGATAACACCCTGCTGTTTTTCGTAAACGATAACGGAGGGGCAACCAACAACGGATCGCGAAACGGAAAGCTGCGCGGAATGAAAGGCTCGAAGTGGGAGGGCGGTATAAGAGTGCCGTTTATCGTGAAATGGCCAGGCGAGATACCTGCCGGCAAAGACTATAACTACCCTGTAAGCACGCTTGATATAATGCCCACATCTCTGGCAGCCGCAGGAGCGGATAAGAAACAAATCAATTCAGGCAAGCCCCTCGACGGCGTTAATCTGCTTCCATATTTGCAGGGCAAAAACAAAAACAGGCCGCATGAGACTCTTTTCTGGAGAAGGGCGGTTGCAGGTGCTGTGAGAAAAGGCGACTGGAAGCTTATTAAAGCAGGCGATAATCCTCTTCTGCTTTTCAATCTCGCTGAAGACGAATCTGAGACTAAAAACCTTGCCAAAAAACACCCTGAAAAGGTCAAGGAGCTGCTGAAGGAATACAAAAACTGGGAAAAACAGCTGCAAGAGCCCAAATGGCGTGAAGGCAAGAAATGGGAACGCAATCAAATCCTCAAACATCGTATGGAAGTTGACACCAGAGAAAAAGAAAGAAAATATCCGTAG
- a CDS encoding glycosyl hydrolase: protein MKIISAALLLLSACTVSIFAEVRPAGIFCDHKANQRDNTAQPWARWWWLGSAVDEDNISDLLKEYSDSGIGGVEICPIYGAKGWEDKFVEFLSPRWVELLEYTLQKGEQYGIEVDLTTGTGWPFGGEMVTKDTASSGVILKRYTPKDGKISEKLPSEELIYISAVSAKGKRLDINGNADKGFLEWQTPEGSWEVYAVFMKRPVQRVKRAAPGGEGYVLDPYSTDAIKDYLKAFDKAFSELDTYPNSFFHDSFEYYGADWTEDFFEEFTRRRGYDLREHIEALYGEAGSDIQNRVKYDYRKTLSELHIEVIEEWTRWCNSKGSLSRNQAHGAPANLIDLYAASDIPETEIFREVDFKQYPMIKLCSSAAHLKGGNLASSETFTWLNEHFQTSLNDLKPASDFLFLSGINHIFFHGIPYSPKEAKWPGWQFYASVNLGPQGGLWRNLPAYNSYAARCQAALQEGRPDSDILLYFPVHDLWNTGGKAYKTFGVHNQDEWLRHSSFYRLSMKLWEKGWTYDAVSDRFLQKAACENGKIIINSRQYDAVIIPECLYINLSTMQKLFELAEQGAEVMFQKHLPPRVPGLADKDKREAELRKILKEAIPSLKPYSYLPPANLPPANLPPANMVHKTGKGEIRAAIIDSLLSESNLTRESFADKGIRFVRRSRDEGFNYFLVNLSDNNIDGWIELSKQAESVLLIDPLYEEKFGRAAIKKANGKTNVYIQIRPDQSIILKTFNSQKCGAGQWEYCEKTCKPFEIEGRWDVEFVSGGPVLPEGEKIKALMSWTNFKDKQCRRFHGTARYSIRFDKPDIQADKWKLGLGEVCSSARIYLNGKLLGVVWAKPFVIDVNELKSEDNLLQVEVTNLPANRIRDLDKRDVDWKYFYNINVVDIDYEPFDASDWPIKKSGLLGHVVLTPQKIIDITR from the coding sequence ATGAAAATTATCAGTGCCGCTTTATTGTTATTATCTGCCTGCACCGTTTCGATCTTTGCAGAGGTCAGGCCGGCAGGGATATTCTGCGATCACAAAGCCAACCAGCGGGATAACACCGCCCAGCCCTGGGCGAGATGGTGGTGGCTGGGAAGCGCTGTTGATGAAGATAACATTTCAGATCTCTTGAAAGAGTACAGCGATTCAGGAATAGGCGGGGTTGAGATATGCCCTATTTACGGAGCGAAAGGCTGGGAAGATAAGTTCGTTGAATTCCTTTCTCCAAGATGGGTGGAACTGCTGGAATACACCCTGCAGAAGGGTGAGCAGTACGGCATAGAAGTTGACCTCACAACGGGCACAGGTTGGCCTTTCGGCGGTGAGATGGTAACAAAAGACACAGCCTCCAGCGGCGTGATTCTCAAAAGATATACTCCCAAAGACGGCAAGATCTCAGAAAAGCTTCCCAGCGAAGAGCTCATTTATATTTCAGCTGTTTCTGCAAAAGGGAAAAGGCTGGATATAAACGGCAATGCAGATAAGGGGTTTTTGGAATGGCAGACCCCTGAAGGCAGTTGGGAAGTGTATGCAGTTTTTATGAAGAGGCCTGTTCAGAGGGTAAAGCGTGCAGCACCTGGCGGCGAGGGATACGTGTTGGATCCTTATTCAACCGATGCAATCAAGGACTACCTGAAAGCATTCGACAAGGCCTTCAGCGAATTAGACACTTATCCAAATTCCTTTTTTCACGATTCATTTGAGTATTACGGGGCAGACTGGACAGAAGATTTCTTCGAAGAATTCACACGCCGCAGAGGATACGACCTACGTGAGCACATTGAGGCTTTATACGGCGAGGCCGGCAGCGACATCCAAAACAGGGTAAAATACGATTACCGCAAGACACTCTCAGAGCTGCATATAGAAGTTATAGAGGAATGGACGAGGTGGTGTAATTCAAAGGGCAGCCTTTCGAGGAATCAGGCTCACGGGGCTCCGGCAAATCTGATCGATCTTTATGCCGCTTCGGACATACCTGAAACTGAGATTTTCAGAGAAGTTGACTTCAAACAGTATCCTATGATTAAGCTCTGCTCCTCTGCCGCACATCTAAAGGGCGGGAATCTTGCTTCTTCAGAAACATTCACTTGGCTCAATGAGCATTTCCAAACAAGCCTGAACGACTTAAAGCCCGCTTCAGATTTTCTTTTTCTATCGGGCATAAATCATATTTTCTTCCATGGAATCCCCTACTCGCCCAAGGAAGCAAAATGGCCCGGGTGGCAGTTTTATGCATCTGTTAATCTCGGACCTCAAGGAGGGCTATGGCGCAATCTTCCCGCATACAACAGTTATGCCGCCCGCTGCCAAGCTGCGCTTCAGGAAGGCCGGCCGGACAGCGACATACTGCTTTATTTCCCCGTACACGATCTTTGGAATACCGGCGGGAAGGCATACAAAACTTTCGGAGTTCACAATCAGGATGAATGGCTGAGGCACTCATCCTTTTATCGCTTATCTATGAAGCTCTGGGAAAAGGGCTGGACTTATGATGCAGTGTCAGACAGGTTCTTACAGAAGGCCGCCTGCGAAAACGGGAAAATAATAATAAACAGCAGACAATACGACGCTGTAATCATCCCGGAATGTTTATATATAAATCTCTCAACTATGCAAAAGCTCTTTGAGCTCGCGGAGCAAGGGGCAGAAGTGATGTTTCAAAAGCATCTGCCTCCGAGAGTCCCCGGGCTGGCGGATAAAGATAAACGTGAGGCTGAGCTTAGAAAAATCCTCAAGGAGGCAATCCCAAGCCTCAAACCTTATTCCTATCTTCCGCCGGCAAATCTTCCGCCGGCAAATCTTCCGCCGGCAAATATGGTTCATAAAACGGGCAAAGGCGAAATTCGAGCGGCCATTATCGATAGCCTGCTGAGTGAATCAAATCTCACAAGAGAATCTTTTGCCGATAAGGGGATTAGATTTGTAAGACGCTCGCGGGATGAGGGCTTCAATTATTTTTTAGTGAATCTAAGCGATAATAATATAGATGGCTGGATTGAATTATCCAAGCAGGCCGAATCCGTCCTTTTGATTGATCCGCTTTATGAAGAAAAGTTCGGCAGAGCTGCAATCAAGAAAGCAAACGGCAAAACAAATGTTTATATTCAGATAAGGCCTGACCAATCGATAATTTTGAAAACTTTCAACAGTCAAAAATGCGGGGCGGGACAATGGGAATATTGCGAGAAAACCTGCAAACCCTTTGAGATTGAAGGCAGATGGGATGTTGAGTTTGTAAGCGGAGGGCCTGTGCTGCCGGAAGGAGAAAAGATTAAAGCTTTAATGTCCTGGACGAATTTCAAAGATAAACAATGCAGACGATTCCACGGAACAGCAAGATACTCGATCAGATTCGACAAGCCCGATATTCAAGCGGATAAATGGAAGCTGGGGCTTGGCGAAGTTTGCAGCAGCGCAAGGATTTATCTCAACGGCAAGCTGCTCGGCGTGGTTTGGGCGAAGCCTTTCGTGATTGATGTAAATGAGCTCAAATCAGAAGATAATTTACTGCAAGTGGAGGTTACAAATCTCCCGGCCAACAGGATCAGGGATCTTGACAAGAGGGATGTTGATTGGAAATACTTCTACAATATTAACGTTGTTGATATAGATTACGAGCCATTTGATGCCTCAGACTGGCCGATTAAAAAATCAGGACTCCTCGGCCATGTTGTTCTAACTCCGCAGAAAATAATTGATATAACCAGATAA